One window from the genome of Roseisolibacter agri encodes:
- a CDS encoding VCBS repeat-containing protein, with amino-acid sequence MTQTYAAWPRALAAAALLAGTLACAGAAGSADDSTAAAAPRGEAPPVDGHLFTRLPASYTGVHFVNRLEDSDTLNVFTYRNFYNGGGVAIGDLTGDSLPELVLTSNLGGATLYLNEGGLRFRDVTAKAGMKGKGGWTTGVTMADVNGDGRLDVYVSHAGPDADRRANELWVNQGTDASGVPTFVERAAEHGIADRGYSSHAAFLDYDRDGDLDLFVINNSPRPVSSFGMRNTRHVRDSLGGHRLYRNDAGKFVDVSEQAGIYGSEIGFGLGLGVGDVNRDGWPDVYVANDFFERDHLYVNRGDGTFDEAGDRQMPVMSYFSMGMDVADVDNDGWPDVYTTDMLPEDEYRFKTTSSFEGWDVYQTKLRNGYGHQAMRNMLQRNNGDGTFSDVGQMAHVDKTDWSWSALIADLDLDGLKDVYVTNGLLHDVTSQDYIAFLANDATRERTVRGGKVDYMQLIRAMSSTPLPDYAFRNAGDLRFTNEAKAWGLDTPSFSNGAAYGDLDGDGALDLVVNNVNAEAFVYRNNARTLHRDRHWLQVRLDGAGLNRFGVGARVTLWQGDAQQVQEQAPARGFQSSVDPVLTFGLGARAAADSVTVAWADGRTSVLRQVAADRRLTVRQADAPAPAAAPAPPRAASPSTTLLADVTDRTPFDFVHRENDFVDFDRERLLPKLLSTEGSYMAVGDVNGDGLDDAYVGGAKEQPGQLMLQARDGSFRRSNPGVFEPDAISEDLGAALFDADGDGDLDLYVVSGGNEFSELAPALQDRLYVNDGRGGFRKTTGQLPEEYESGSRVVAADYDRDGDVDLFVGGRVVPWKYGASPRSLLLQNDGRGRFTDVTDRLAPALARAGLVTDAVWRDVDGDARPDLVVVGEWMPITVFRNAGGGKLAPLAVAGLAQSDGWWNRIVAGDFTGDGRVDFVLGNLGLNTRLQASAAQPVTMYVKDFDGNGFAEQILATYNEGKAYPFPLRDDLIKAIPPLKARFLNYKDYARRTVADVFPDSALAGAVVRTARTFETALARNNGDGSFTLVPLPREAQLAPVYGILADDVDGDGRTDLLLAGNFDGVKPEIGRMAASYGLLLRGDGKGGFTPLPARRSGFRVPGQARDIQRLRTRDGDAYVVMRNNARPLVFRPASRD; translated from the coding sequence ATGACCCAGACGTACGCCGCCTGGCCGCGCGCGCTCGCCGCGGCCGCGCTGCTCGCCGGCACCCTCGCCTGCGCGGGCGCTGCCGGCTCCGCGGACGACTCCACGGCCGCTGCCGCGCCCCGCGGCGAGGCCCCGCCGGTGGACGGGCACCTGTTCACGCGGCTCCCCGCGTCGTACACGGGCGTCCACTTCGTCAACCGGCTGGAGGACAGCGACACGCTCAACGTCTTCACCTACCGCAACTTCTACAACGGCGGCGGCGTCGCGATCGGGGACCTCACGGGCGACAGCCTGCCGGAGCTCGTGCTGACGTCCAACCTGGGCGGGGCCACGCTCTACCTGAACGAGGGCGGGCTGCGCTTCCGCGACGTCACCGCGAAGGCCGGCATGAAGGGGAAGGGCGGCTGGACGACCGGCGTGACGATGGCCGACGTGAACGGCGACGGGCGGCTGGACGTCTACGTGTCGCACGCGGGCCCGGACGCCGACCGCCGCGCCAACGAGCTGTGGGTCAACCAGGGGACCGACGCGTCGGGCGTGCCGACGTTCGTGGAGCGCGCGGCCGAGCACGGGATCGCGGACCGCGGCTACTCGAGCCACGCGGCGTTCCTGGACTACGACCGCGACGGGGACCTCGACCTGTTCGTGATCAACAACTCGCCGCGCCCGGTGAGCAGCTTCGGGATGCGCAACACGCGGCACGTGCGGGACTCGCTGGGCGGGCACCGCCTGTATCGCAACGATGCCGGGAAGTTCGTCGACGTGAGCGAGCAGGCCGGCATCTACGGCAGCGAGATCGGCTTCGGGCTGGGGCTGGGCGTGGGCGACGTGAACCGCGACGGCTGGCCGGACGTCTACGTCGCCAACGACTTCTTCGAGCGCGACCACCTGTACGTCAACCGCGGCGACGGCACGTTCGACGAGGCGGGCGACCGGCAGATGCCGGTCATGAGCTACTTCTCGATGGGGATGGACGTGGCCGACGTCGACAACGATGGCTGGCCGGACGTCTACACCACCGACATGCTGCCGGAGGACGAGTACCGCTTCAAGACGACGTCGTCGTTCGAGGGGTGGGACGTCTACCAGACCAAGCTGCGCAACGGCTACGGGCACCAGGCCATGCGCAACATGCTGCAGCGCAACAACGGCGACGGGACGTTCAGCGACGTCGGCCAGATGGCACACGTCGACAAGACCGACTGGAGCTGGAGCGCGCTGATCGCGGACCTGGACCTGGACGGGCTGAAGGACGTCTACGTGACGAACGGGCTGCTGCACGACGTCACGTCGCAGGACTACATCGCCTTCCTCGCCAACGACGCGACGCGCGAGCGCACCGTGCGCGGCGGGAAGGTGGACTACATGCAGCTGATCCGCGCGATGTCGTCCACGCCGCTGCCGGACTACGCGTTCCGCAACGCGGGCGACCTGCGCTTCACGAACGAGGCGAAGGCGTGGGGGCTCGACACGCCGAGCTTCTCGAACGGCGCCGCGTACGGGGATCTGGACGGCGACGGCGCGCTCGACCTGGTGGTGAACAACGTCAACGCCGAGGCGTTCGTCTACCGCAACAACGCGCGCACGCTGCACCGCGACCGGCACTGGCTGCAGGTGCGGCTGGACGGCGCGGGGCTCAACCGCTTCGGCGTGGGCGCGCGCGTGACACTGTGGCAGGGCGACGCGCAGCAGGTGCAGGAGCAGGCGCCCGCGCGCGGCTTCCAGTCGAGCGTGGACCCGGTGCTGACGTTCGGGCTCGGCGCGCGCGCGGCCGCGGACTCGGTCACCGTGGCGTGGGCGGACGGCCGCACCAGCGTACTGCGGCAGGTCGCCGCCGACCGGCGGCTGACGGTGCGCCAGGCCGACGCCCCGGCGCCCGCCGCCGCGCCCGCGCCGCCACGCGCCGCGTCGCCGTCGACCACGCTGCTCGCCGACGTCACCGACCGCACGCCGTTCGACTTCGTGCACCGCGAGAACGACTTCGTGGACTTCGACCGCGAGCGGCTGCTCCCCAAGCTCCTCTCGACCGAGGGGTCGTACATGGCAGTGGGCGACGTGAACGGCGACGGCCTGGACGACGCGTACGTGGGCGGCGCGAAGGAGCAGCCCGGCCAGCTGATGCTGCAGGCGCGCGATGGGAGCTTCCGCCGCAGCAACCCCGGCGTGTTCGAGCCAGACGCGATCTCGGAGGACCTGGGCGCGGCGCTGTTCGACGCCGACGGCGACGGCGACCTCGATCTCTACGTCGTGAGCGGCGGCAACGAGTTCTCGGAGCTCGCGCCCGCGCTGCAGGACCGCCTCTACGTCAACGACGGGCGCGGCGGCTTCCGCAAGACGACCGGCCAGCTGCCCGAGGAGTACGAGAGCGGCTCGCGCGTGGTGGCCGCGGACTACGACCGCGACGGCGACGTGGACCTGTTCGTCGGCGGGCGCGTGGTGCCCTGGAAGTACGGCGCGAGCCCGCGCAGCCTGCTCCTGCAGAACGACGGGCGCGGGCGCTTCACCGACGTCACCGACCGGCTGGCGCCCGCGCTCGCGCGCGCGGGGCTGGTGACCGACGCCGTCTGGCGCGACGTGGACGGCGATGCGCGCCCCGACCTGGTGGTCGTCGGCGAGTGGATGCCGATCACCGTCTTCCGCAACGCCGGCGGCGGGAAGCTCGCGCCGCTGGCGGTGGCGGGGCTCGCGCAGAGCGACGGCTGGTGGAACCGCATCGTCGCCGGCGACTTCACGGGCGACGGCAGGGTGGACTTCGTGCTCGGCAACCTGGGGCTGAACACGCGCCTGCAGGCCAGCGCCGCGCAGCCGGTGACCATGTACGTGAAGGACTTCGACGGGAACGGCTTCGCGGAGCAGATCCTGGCGACGTACAACGAGGGGAAGGCGTACCCCTTCCCGCTGCGGGACGACCTGATCAAGGCGATCCCGCCGCTGAAGGCGCGCTTCCTCAACTACAAGGACTACGCGCGCCGCACGGTCGCCGACGTCTTCCCCGACTCGGCGCTGGCCGGCGCGGTCGTGCGCACCGCGCGCACGTTCGAGACGGCGCTCGCGCGCAACAACGGCGACGGCAGCTTCACGCTGGTGCCGCTCCCGCGCGAGGCGCAGCTGGCGCCGGTGTACGGCATCCTCGCCGACGACGTGGACGGCGACGGCCGCACCGACCTGCTGCTGGCCGGCAACTTCGACGGCGTGAAGCCCGAGATCGGGCGCATGGCCGCGAGCTACGGCCTCCTCCTGCGGGGGGATGGCAAGGGCGGCTTCACGCCGCTGCCAGCGCGACGCTCCGGCTTCCGCGTCCCGGGCCAGGCGCGCGACATCCAGCGCCTCCGCACCCGCGACGGCGACGCCTACGTGGTGATGCGCAACAACGCCCGTCCGCTCGTCTTCCGACCCGCTTCCCGCGACTGA
- a CDS encoding vanadium-dependent haloperoxidase: protein MRPALRPLLRLALLAAAVVGAASCGHATATSRPAATDAELLHGAMRQLTNVIVYDIFSPPQASRVYAYASVAAYETLRQGQPGYRSLAGQLHGLTPVPAPDSGAELSLPLAGVHAFMTVGRALTFSRARMDSLREAMDLEYRRRGLSDSVYARSIAYGERVADHVLKWAGGDRFKQSRGYPKYTVTTAPGRWVPTPPAYMDAVEPNWAMLRPFVMDTSSQFRPEPPHPFDTLPTSAFYREAREVYETRKALTAEQRDITAFWDCNPYVMNVRGHAMFASKKITPGGHWMGIVAIAARKSNADALRSAEAYARTSVALADGFISSWDEKFRSNVIRPESMINTYIDPAWEPLLQTPPFPEYTSGHSVISTAAAVVLTQQFGDRFAFTDSTELEYGLPVRSFTSFEQAAAEAAISRLYGGIHYRRAIEQGVKQGRKVGELVLARVQTRVPTTVAAARAP, encoded by the coding sequence ATGCGCCCCGCTCTCCGTCCCCTCCTCCGGCTCGCCCTCCTCGCCGCGGCCGTCGTCGGCGCCGCCTCGTGCGGCCACGCGACGGCGACCTCGCGCCCCGCCGCCACCGACGCGGAGCTGCTGCACGGCGCGATGCGGCAGCTCACGAACGTCATCGTCTACGACATCTTCAGCCCGCCGCAGGCGAGCCGCGTCTACGCCTATGCCAGCGTCGCCGCCTACGAGACGCTGCGGCAGGGGCAGCCCGGCTACCGCTCGCTCGCGGGGCAGCTGCACGGGCTGACGCCGGTGCCGGCGCCCGACTCCGGTGCGGAGCTGTCGCTGCCGCTGGCCGGCGTGCACGCGTTCATGACGGTGGGCCGCGCGCTCACCTTCAGCCGCGCGCGCATGGACTCGCTGCGCGAGGCGATGGACCTCGAGTACCGCCGGCGCGGCCTGTCCGACTCGGTGTACGCGCGCTCCATCGCGTACGGCGAGCGCGTCGCCGATCACGTTCTGAAGTGGGCGGGCGGCGACCGGTTCAAGCAGAGCCGCGGCTACCCGAAGTACACGGTGACCACGGCGCCGGGGCGCTGGGTGCCGACGCCCCCCGCGTACATGGACGCCGTGGAGCCCAACTGGGCGATGCTGCGGCCGTTCGTGATGGACACGTCGAGCCAGTTCCGCCCCGAGCCGCCGCACCCGTTCGACACGCTGCCGACGAGCGCGTTCTACCGCGAGGCGCGCGAGGTCTACGAGACGCGCAAGGCGCTGACGGCGGAGCAGCGCGACATCACGGCGTTCTGGGACTGCAACCCGTACGTGATGAACGTGCGCGGGCACGCGATGTTCGCGAGCAAGAAGATCACGCCGGGCGGGCACTGGATGGGCATCGTCGCCATCGCCGCGCGGAAGTCGAACGCCGACGCGCTCCGGTCGGCCGAGGCGTACGCGCGGACGTCGGTCGCGCTCGCGGACGGCTTCATCAGCAGCTGGGACGAGAAGTTCCGGAGCAACGTGATCCGCCCGGAGTCGATGATCAACACGTACATCGATCCCGCGTGGGAGCCGCTGCTCCAGACGCCGCCGTTCCCGGAGTACACGAGCGGCCACAGCGTGATCTCGACGGCGGCGGCGGTGGTGCTGACGCAGCAGTTCGGCGACCGGTTCGCGTTCACCGACTCGACGGAGCTGGAGTACGGGCTCCCGGTGCGCTCGTTCACGTCGTTCGAGCAGGCGGCGGCGGAGGCGGCGATCAGCCGGCTGTACGGCGGCATCCACTATCGTCGCGCGATCGAGCAGGGGGTGAAGCAGGGACGGAAGGTGGGGGAGCTGGTGCTCGCGCGCGTGCAGACGCGTGTGCCGACGACGGTCGCAGCGGCGCGCGCGCCCTAG
- a CDS encoding glycoside hydrolase family 97 protein: MRPVRRNAAARIVGALAAALLSASAVHAQVTAPPGALTVASPDGKNVAGVGVQDGHLAYYVQRGGRWIIQPSLLGFAFRGAPALRDSLRIVGNERRSFDTTWTQPWGEVARVRDQHNELRVTVEEQSAPRRRFVLAVRVFDDGVGFRYELPQQAALGEFEISDELTEFTLADNARAWWIASNRPRLDRSEQLYSSGPVSTLDSVQTPLTMAMSSGTQVVIHEADLVDYPRMFLAGPRMEGRTLRAALAPWNDGLKVRGRTPFVTPWRTIQLADRVEQLAPSVLGLKLNPPSRIADTRWIQPQKYVGIWWGMHLNTMTWSSGPKHGATTANTRKYIDFAAANGFRGVLVEGWNTGWDGDWIKNQNAFSFTEAYPDYDLRGLAAYAKSRGVGLIAHNETSGGIANYERQLEDAFRLYQSLGITTLKSGYVADTVGGGQSHYGQFAVRHHRKVIETAAKYGIMVNAHEPIHDTGERRTWPNMMSREGARGQEYNAWSGDSGNPPEHETILFFTRLLAGPMDFTPGIFDLMLASSGRPRTPEESRPRTTLAKQLALYVVLYSPLQMAADLPENYANQPAFQFIRDVAVDWDTTRVLDARIGDYVAVARKAKGRDEWFLGAITDEEARTLDVRLDFLPAGRRYVAEVYADGPGANWRDNPLPVAISRQPVTAASRQTLRLAPSGGVAVRIRPER; the protein is encoded by the coding sequence ATGCGTCCCGTCCGTCGCAATGCCGCCGCGCGCATCGTCGGCGCGCTGGCCGCGGCGCTGCTCAGCGCGAGTGCCGTCCACGCGCAGGTCACCGCGCCGCCCGGCGCGCTCACGGTCGCCTCGCCCGACGGCAAGAACGTCGCGGGCGTCGGCGTGCAGGACGGCCACCTGGCCTACTACGTCCAGCGCGGCGGGCGGTGGATCATCCAGCCGTCGCTGCTCGGCTTCGCCTTCCGGGGCGCGCCGGCGCTGCGCGACAGCCTGCGCATCGTCGGCAACGAGCGCCGGTCGTTCGACACGACCTGGACGCAGCCGTGGGGCGAGGTGGCGCGCGTGCGCGACCAGCACAACGAGCTGCGCGTGACGGTCGAGGAGCAGTCCGCGCCGCGACGCCGCTTCGTGCTCGCCGTCCGCGTGTTCGACGACGGCGTCGGCTTCCGCTACGAGCTGCCCCAGCAGGCCGCCCTGGGCGAGTTCGAGATCAGCGACGAGCTGACCGAGTTCACCCTGGCCGACAACGCGCGCGCGTGGTGGATCGCCTCCAACCGCCCGCGCCTCGACCGCTCGGAGCAGCTCTACTCGTCGGGGCCCGTGAGCACCCTCGACAGCGTGCAGACGCCGCTCACGATGGCCATGAGCAGCGGCACGCAGGTCGTCATCCACGAGGCGGACCTCGTCGACTACCCGCGCATGTTCCTCGCCGGGCCGCGCATGGAGGGCCGCACGCTGCGCGCTGCGCTGGCCCCGTGGAACGACGGCTTGAAGGTCCGCGGGCGCACGCCCTTCGTGACGCCGTGGCGCACCATCCAGCTCGCCGACCGCGTCGAGCAGCTCGCGCCATCCGTCCTCGGCCTCAAGCTCAACCCGCCGAGCCGGATCGCCGACACGCGCTGGATCCAGCCGCAGAAGTACGTCGGGATCTGGTGGGGGATGCACCTCAACACGATGACCTGGTCGTCGGGGCCCAAGCATGGCGCGACGACCGCGAACACGCGGAAGTACATCGACTTCGCCGCCGCGAACGGCTTCAGGGGCGTGCTGGTCGAGGGGTGGAACACCGGCTGGGACGGCGACTGGATCAAGAACCAGAACGCCTTCTCGTTCACGGAGGCGTATCCCGACTACGACCTGCGCGGGCTGGCGGCCTACGCGAAGTCCAGGGGCGTGGGCCTGATCGCGCACAACGAGACGTCGGGCGGCATCGCCAACTACGAGCGCCAGCTGGAGGACGCCTTCCGGCTCTACCAGTCGCTCGGCATCACGACGCTGAAGTCGGGCTACGTGGCCGACACCGTGGGCGGCGGGCAGTCCCACTACGGGCAGTTCGCCGTGCGGCACCACCGCAAGGTCATCGAGACCGCCGCGAAGTACGGCATCATGGTGAACGCGCACGAGCCGATCCACGACACCGGCGAGCGCCGCACGTGGCCGAACATGATGAGCCGCGAGGGCGCGCGCGGGCAGGAGTACAACGCCTGGAGCGGCGACAGCGGCAACCCGCCCGAGCACGAGACGATCCTCTTCTTCACGCGCCTGCTGGCCGGCCCGATGGACTTCACGCCGGGCATCTTCGACCTGATGCTCGCCAGCAGCGGCCGCCCGCGCACGCCCGAGGAGTCGCGCCCGCGCACGACGCTCGCCAAGCAGCTGGCGCTCTACGTCGTGCTGTACTCGCCGCTGCAGATGGCCGCCGACCTGCCCGAGAACTACGCGAACCAGCCCGCGTTCCAGTTCATCAGGGACGTCGCGGTGGACTGGGACACGACGCGCGTGCTCGACGCGCGCATCGGCGACTACGTGGCGGTGGCGCGCAAGGCGAAGGGCAGGGACGAGTGGTTCCTCGGCGCCATCACGGACGAGGAGGCGCGCACGCTGGACGTGCGGCTCGACTTCCTGCCGGCCGGCCGGCGCTACGTGGCCGAGGTCTACGCCGACGGCCCGGGGGCCAACTGGCGCGACAACCCGCTGCCGGTCGCGATCTCGCGCCAGCCGGTGACCGCCGCGTCGCGGCAGACGCTGCGCCTCGCGCCAAGCGGCGGCGTGGCGGTGCGCATCCGCCCCGAGCGGTAA